One region of Poecile atricapillus isolate bPoeAtr1 chromosome 8, bPoeAtr1.hap1, whole genome shotgun sequence genomic DNA includes:
- the IQCJ gene encoding IQ domain-containing protein J, which translates to MRLEELRRLQHTLEQGNDGKDSLQSHQLAMDEENNIQEYPIDLQPLESKVKIIQRAWREHLQRQDLCSPSPTSPTMSPTSPTSPTSSTSGKMSRSVSMNTFSDSSTPVSKIFLFMSCFRKFG; encoded by the exons ATGCGGCTG GAAGAACTCAGGAGGCTCCAGCACACCCTGGAACAGGGCAACGATGGCAAAGACTCACTCCAAAG CCATCAGCTCGCTATggatgaagaaaataatatccAGGAATATCCTATCGACCTCCAGCCCTTGGAATCCAAAGTGAAAAT CATCCAGCGAGCGTGGCGTGAGCACCTGCAGCGCCAGGACCTGTGCAGCCCATCCCCAACGTCACCAACAATGTCCCCAACATCGCCAACGTCCCCAACGTCATCGACCTCGGGCAAGATGAGCAGGTCTGTCAGCATGAACACCTTCTCCGACAGCAGCACCCCC gtctcaaaaatatttttatttatgtccTGCTTCAGGAAATTTGGCTGA